One window of the Psilocybe cubensis strain MGC-MH-2018 chromosome 12, whole genome shotgun sequence genome contains the following:
- a CDS encoding hypothetical protein (Uncharacterized protein P11E10.01), translated as MSLLVLSATDVDEIAATFTLDELQYLMAQVFARLSSSSAGLQGLDSGISMPPRISLQTDSHTTLFMPAHIGPLPFAEKASGSSGSSGDQLVKTAIKVVSVPTKDSSKGLPSTTLMLDENTGSVKAVINSRKLTALRNAASSLLSTNLAGPAEPRSIVVFGAGQQIDAHLDLHLRYFASITTCTIINRTLNDRAISLRVKMASRFPHLQINLISSTSHTDDSTQNRNLLEHAVKSADIIICATSSTDPLFPSSWVKNGCHIILIGSYKPTMREIDKALVLRSIPSQIRDKYISKPFPILLVDSREACSHEAGELIDAQVTPSQMTEIGDIIPKNSNNTLSRDSYLDLQPRSSDIEDGYEGPVSIFKSVGIGLQDVVIASAIFEKTHRLGRKFGTLVQNYDI; from the exons ATGTCTCTCCTTGTCCTGTCTGCGACTGATGTGGACGAAATAGCAGCAACTTTCACACTTGACGAGCTGCAATACCTTATGGCTCAGGTATTTGCCCGACTTTCCAGCTCTTCTGCCGGACTCCAAGGTTTAGATTCTGGGATATCTATGCCTCCTAGGATCAGTCTCCAAACCGATAGCCATACCACCCTGTTTATGCCAGCTCACATTGGCCCCCTACCTTTCGCTGAAAAGGCATCCGGCTCATCCGGCTCCAGTGGTGACCAGTTGGTGAAAACTGCGATCAAAGTTGTTTCTGTGCCTACCAAAGACAGCTCTAAAGGCCTTCCTAGTACTACCCTGATGTTAGACGAAAATACGGGTTCTGTGAAGGCTGTAATAAATTCTCGCAAGTTGACTGCTCTACGGAATGCTGCTA GCTCACTCCTGTCTACTAACTTAGCAGGACCCGCTGAGCCTCGATCTATTGTTGTATTCGGCGCGGGACAACAGATAGATGCACACCTAGATCTCCACCTTCGATATTTTGCAAGTATCACCACATGTACTATCATCAATCGTACACTCAACGATCGCGCCATCTCTCTACGGGTTAAGATGGCGTCTCGGTTTCCTCACCTTCAAATAAACTTGATCTCCTCGACATCTCATACTGATGATTCGACCCAGAACAGGAATCTCCTGGAACACGCTGTGAAGTCTGCGGATATTATTATATGTGCTACTTCATCCACAGACCCCTTGTTCCCTTCGTCATGGGTCAAGAATGGGTGCCATATCATTCTTATTGGAAGCTACAAGCCCACCATGAGAGAGATTGACAAAGCTCTTGTTCTCAGGTCGATCCCGTCCCAAATCCGTGACAAATACATTTCCAAACCCTTTCCAATTTTACTCGTCGACTCCAGAGAGGCCTGTTCTCACGAAGCAGGAGAACTTATTGACGCACAAGTCACTCCCTCTCAGATGACAGAAATCGGAGACATTATCCCGAAAAACTCAAATAATACTCTATCACGCGATTCTTACCTCGATCTGCAACCAAGGTCTAGTGACATTGAAGATGGATATGAGGGACCTGTGTCTATTTTCAAGTCGGTTGGCATTGGATTACAAGACGTAGTTATCGCTAGCGCCATTTTTGAAAAGACTCACAGGTTGGGAAGGAAATTTGGAACCCTTGTGCAAAATTACGACATTTAA
- a CDS encoding putative carboxylesterase 7, with protein MDIIAQFQDKEIAKVIDPTVAAFAPLLKKKKTFIQEIPTKSFKYGNTDRHQLDVYYPLEQGSRKKTPILFFIYGGGFNTGERSISPKTFGLVYACVGAFYARRGYIVVVPDYRLVPHITYPAPAEDVRDAVRWVVAHADECLVSPGSPSPDLEKIALMGHSAGAAHVATMVWDTNVLAEDDELRKRIVATILESPPYDLSMMTVDWPTAPIHIHYYGGTIELVHANAPMLFYRKLSKSFAETLPKILMVEGENEPDWLLDAGVSFHKEVKDKTGEDVKKIVAKGHNHISLNWALSTGVGEDWAEELVEWLDKLVAQ; from the exons ATGGATATCATCGCTCAGTTCCAAGATAAAGAAATCGCCAAGGTTATTGACCCCA CCGTGGCTGCTTTCGCGccgttgttgaagaagaagaaaacgtTTATTCAGGAAATTCCTACGAAATCGTTCAAGTATGGAAACACCGATAGGCACCAG CTAGACGTATACTACCCTCTCGAGCAGGGCTCTCGCAAGAAAACGCCTATACTGTTTTTCATCTACGGAGGGGGTTTCAACACGGGCGAGCGCAGTATCTCCCCAAAAACGTTCGGGCTCGTTTACGCGTGCGTCGGGGCATTCTATGCTCGACGCGGCTACATCGTTGTCGTCCCGGACTACCGGCTCGTGCCACACATCACGTATCCCGCCCCCGCCGAGGATGTGCGCGACGCTGTTCGTTGGGTGGTCGCACATGCCGACGAATGCTTAGTCTCGCCCGGCTCGCCATCCCCTGATCTCGAGAAGATCGCGCTCATGGGTCATTCTGCGGGGGCGGCGCATGTCGCGACCATGGTGTGGGATACGAATGTCCTGGCGGAGGACGACGAGCTCAGAAAGAGAATTGTGGCGACTATCTTGGAGTCACCGCCATATGATTTATCGATGATGACCGTGGACTGGCCTACTGCTCCGATCCACATCCATTATTATGGCGGGACTATAGAACTCGTTCATGCGAATGCCCCGATGCTCTTTTATCGAAAGTTGTCGAAGAGCTTTGCGGAGACATTGCCTAAAATTTTGATGGTGGAAGGGGAGAATGAACCCGACTGGCTACTTGATGCTGGCGTTTCTTTCCACAAGGAGGTCAAAGATAAAACTGGCGAGGATGTGAAGAAGATTGTTGCCAAAGGACACAATCATATCAGTCTAAACTGGGCGCTGAGCACTGGTGTAGGAGAAGATTGGGCGGAGGAGTTGGTGGAATGGTTGGACAAGCTTGTCGCGCAATAG
- a CDS encoding Extracellular metalloproteinase MEP, giving the protein MRCFLTASLVVASLTGHIYGHRLAESSPLDEGRAGLRRKSLGFGPEHPHAVFKTNPHDINVNGPGNYFSSTPPMQVARMFLRDYLTPSHGSHVIREDSYTDKNTGVTHVYVKQFVNGLEVTDGDMNINIKDGQILSYGDSFFKGDIPAPFSNPAVSALREPRQEACEQLFQSYHTLLRTNVVDSEQVIMGQSPVSADTEAISVLQHIHESNCGMFGLPEFTNTDDIADFRPALLKFMATATPNSKVAADIINRFDHHKDSMLVTPISHFAPSAGQHAIEFTADNVPDSVNPVKAKLAYVQVPNEARDGTELHLVWKFEVEMQDNWYETAVSATAPHQIISVVDWASDAPTPKPQPGVVPGVYNVLKWGVNDPECGERTPETENFDSLASPVGWHSIPYANDPSFRGARLPTKDFYRNTTTTWGNNVFAQENWQGQNSYIDNYRPEAGKSKKFDFEYDPQETEKPDAMDEAQKYINHTISQLFYTTNMVHDLYYRYGFDEVSGNFQQYNFGRGGAQNDAVIANAQDGSGFNNANFMTPPDGQNGRMRMYLWNTAIPYRDGDLEAGIVIHELSHGLSTRLTGGPANSGCLGWGESGGMGEGWGDFLATIIRSKKLYSDYAMGSWAANRANGIRNYPYSLDESINPSTYKTLDKPGYWGVHAIGEVWAEILWVVSQKLIEKHGFTEELYPPSPSDDGTVPLGDFYRADKKGALVPKHGNSLIVQLVINGMKLQTCRPSFFEARDAIIQADQILTGGENFCELWAGFASRGLGPDAIVRDRTPWGGGSRTNGYSVPPACEEYLSKSA; this is encoded by the exons ATGCGCTGCTTTCTGACAGCATCGCTCGTCGTAGCGAGTCTGACGGGCCATATATATGGTCACAGACTAGCAGAGTCATCACCTCTCGACGAAGGTCGAGCAGGTCTTCGTCGCAAGTCCCTTGGTTTTGGGCCAGAGCACCCCCATGCTGTATTCAAGACTAACCCCCATgatatcaatgtcaatggtCCTGGCAACTACTTCTCCTCAACCCCACCTATGCAGGTTGCGCGCATGTTCTTGCGGGACTACCTTACTCCAAGTCATGGTAGCCATGTGATTCGAGAGGATTCATACACCGACAAGAACACTGGCGTCACCCATGTCTATGTGAAGCAGTTCGTCAACGGTCTTGAGGTCACCGACGGAGACATGAACATCAACATTAAGGACGGGCAAATTTTGTCCTACGGAGATTCA TTCTTCAAAGGGGATATTCCTGCTCCATTCAGCAACCCCGCCGTAAGCGCTCTCCGTGAGCCAAGGCAGGAAGCCTGTGAACAATTGTTCCAGTCGTACCACACTCTTCTGCGCACCAATGTCGTAGATTCAGAACAGGTTATCATGGGGCAGAGCCCTGTGTCTGCCGACACGGAAGCTATTTCTGTTCTGCAACATATCCATGAAAGTAATTGCGGAATGTTCGGGCTTCCCGAGTTCACCAACACCGACGATATTGCAGACTTCCGCCCAGCTTTGCTCAAGTTTATGGCCACCGCCACTCCCAACTCCAAAGTGGCTGCTGACATCATCAATCGCTTTGACCACCACAAGGACTCGATGCTTGTTACGCCTATCAGTCACTTTGCTCCTTCGGCTGGCCAACACGCCATCGAGTTCACCGCTGATAATGTTCCTGACTCTGTCAATCCTGTGAAGGCCAAGCTGGCGTATGTTCAAGTGCCCAACGAAGCCCGTGACGGTACTGAGCTTCACCTTGTGTGGAAG TTCGAAGTTGAAATGCAGGACAACTGGTACGAGACAGCCGTCTCTGCTACTGCTCCTCATCAAATCATCTCCGTGGTCGACTGGGCGTCCGATGCTCCGACTCCCAAGCCTCAGCCAGGCGTTGTTCCCGGTGTATACAATGTTTTGAAATGGGGTGTCAATGATCCTGAATGTGGCGAGAGGACACCTGAGACGGAGAACTTTGATTCTCTGGCTTCCCCTGTTGGCTGGCATTCCATTCCTTACGCCAACGACCCAAGTTTCCGAGGTGCGAGGTTGCCAACTAAGGATTTCTATAGgaataccaccaccacttgGGGAAATAAC GTCTTCGCGCAAGAGAATTGGCAAGGACAGAATTCCTACATCGACAACTACCGCCCAGAGGCAGGCAAATCAAAGAAGTTCGACTTCGAATACGATCCTCAGGAAACCGAGAAACCTGATGCAATGGACGAAGCTCAGAAGTACATCAACCACACTATTTCCCAGTTGTTCTATACCACCAACATGGTTCATGATCTCTACTACCG ATATGGTTTTGACGAGGTCTCCGGGAACTTCCAACAGTACAACTTTGGTCGTGGTGGTGCACAGAATGATGCTGTCATTGCCAATGCTCAAGATGGCTCAGGATTTAACAACGCCAACTTCATGACTCCTCCCGATGGGCAAAATGGCCGCATGCGCATGTACCTCTGGAACACGGCTATTCCTTACAGAGATGGCGACCTTGAAGCTGGAATTGTCATTCATGAATTGAGTCATGGTTTGAGCACACGTCTGACCGGTGGACCGGCCAACTCTGGATGTCTCGGCTGGGGTGAGAGCGGTGGTATGGGTGAAGGTTGGGGCGATTTCCTTGCCACCATCATCCGCAGCAAGAAACTCTATTCCGACTATGCTATGGGTTCGTGGGCCGCTAACCGTGCCAACGGTATCAGGAACTACCCCTACTCCTTG GATGAATCAATAAACCCTTCTACCTATAAGACTCTCGATAAGCCTGGATACTGGGGTGTGCATGCTATTGGTGAAGTTTGGGCGGAAATTCTTTGGGTTGTTTCGCAGAAACTCATTGAGAAGCATGGGTTCACCGAGGAACTCTACCCTCCCTCACCTTCTGACGATGGTACTGTTCCTCTCGGCGACTTCTACCGTGCAGATAAGAAGGGGGCACTTGTTCCCAAGCACGGCAATTCTTTAATTGTCCA GCTTGTTATCAACGGTATGAAGCTACAGACTTGCAGGCCCTCATTCTTCGAGGCCCGTGATGCTATCATCCAAGCCGACCAGATCCTCACTGGCGGTGAGAACTTCTGTGAACTTTGGGCCGGATTTGCTTCTCGTGGCTTAGGACCCGATGCCATTGTCCGCGACCGCACTCCTTGGGGAGGAGGATCCAGGACTAAC GGATACTCCGTACCTCCTGCTTGCGAAGAGTATCTTAGCAAGTCTGCCTAA